One Anopheles marshallii chromosome 3, idAnoMarsDA_429_01, whole genome shotgun sequence genomic region harbors:
- the LOC128711931 gene encoding filaggrin, with protein sequence MSTLGGTRGERNAKPKFAALDINKLYITSRGESLEPSSQKSAAPRKHGMQSLGKVPTARRPPANLPSLKAEVGNPGEQSGSWTSDYTEGQNHIKSSNDLTEKNTVSPNPSNSNSNTQHQTSSLNKLKASESSWNTNEFPSLDGTGPYGGNINSKSQLFQDQYPGSSQSGLRHQNDTVCRTQQKGTSGRAPISNIATEDIDGGGGNNLGGSNNCQGTTATSQSPSLPPQFRALLPPFMQRGSDSGLTGNESEGGIASLAALSSVSTSGMINDSKNINIVLGANNINILDNSKMSKNNGNGGSSKKNSNNEGTGNSSSNLGAVNVTTTVTKISNQFPLKQPSGLTVHSQQNARIGSGNYFSSMPPAKGGRVARGVSSASSNTVREESAERAVYNDNYQHANRRGGINQQPRYANRSTTGGNVGSYNSSAGYVRSSGTGNVVSGDAGTPSGFHDDNRNLHSPYGSGVLAEQEVVVRPIIRDEELQRLEAIAKDEGWAKDYEFDYNQKLEFSDDESELIAVKEKDTTMGALEKHTTGVDEKIIDTTDKLDRTQDNVGEAHRDRDRSQVQEGNSIQANGNNVMRGIGAEGGVINVNIVAGGLDAAEAKERIKQRREEDQKREIERKQAAARKLQELEEKLSRKKNDESLDGRTGNADKNNCGGMNASISSTGNVVSALLGNRMEEEKTMESAVEHSSERIISIKIRGKSGERANGKEIRHEFGTFGGARHDREAGNLSGSTGANWDMPGFSKTFQSNLPPRFQKRKLERNTSGTNLSTTNNNTTSNQTLSRNTNSYSSGSAGPSVTNSGIETKSTIPFAQQYDPRFIHNQQTYGRGVAANAMSSSRRSGTTTVSAPVRDRDERQRQQYEMREHNPREAATKEKLDFAEDNNRFNVVFGGSPESSVNNQAKQNSGGRVTTPQLVRSLSESSNRKMSVSSDENHHNVVHHSHHPSSTYNSGSIVTMSRNYGRETSWDTEVEKGSSASSPASFSGSERPLRSDCEPPKQILLRVNEVASQISDVMKEDKISSKRIMKIADCESNIKNEGIESNEHAANESATTSHDCNANSSIVTMDPDGNKVDIAAEKSSKVLHSEESSTFGVVETSMNENLESCVNESSKDASHLDSHQSRPLPGTDDKKQIASTAMVGASSQQQGGKKKALPLMHQQHSRDNRRHDTRGGARGGSYTGGFHRTDGTSGSSSLRGGTSNWNRSRGGSRVGGGNRIYNQDYWSESEFSEEGFDDQTKQHLHQKIYNHSMIGSTGVQSLVSSDAAGAASKEGFVPRGEPSRRGRGGGNVGSNVTVASSSNTNNRQKPLQAPYSGCVSSMEGTASISKKIEGYGPPNSKSPFGASTGNSDDRNTKHRVGDSLNSSTCAGSPTREDRAAQKSTRSIPFTDGSKATEDISSIDQEKKCAIVGEGNPGAIEVRNDESHSREDNLISQKTGTRSCVTDNRMEASDKCDTIKSGTIVDDTKTKTKSIITPITTKSGSIASQQQSKNVTSLPGTIYGGNNSSLDGNFVLQCNVTVTNIGNTRGGSINHLVTRKQQSVTRGQGAKASNTDTITDISSGSGSNTNQMVPTVMNATNSGNKTAATLVTRSSTVVSAEGERSCLLQQQQSATDKLSTLSPVNNAKTDNDKHNLDGNTPPVNTIIFENTNYKSGVSVAVLSGNSSSPVVGDCGGVSGDMTTANLRRQHSGNSGTNFGSKVNTGFINDKMATGAAGVVGALINSQQSITSSSTVHRQITTTTATTANEGGVQHNIVGSSQRTVLSTGVPKQQPCNMIPSSLQGIPFQKSENDYKDIKSYAFETDISHLIDGDKGIKKQSSVSAGLCLSKSMEAEGGSSNHGGVAVSVKNMISPSTADLNMKIASVKKVWEMPTVPEQTGTVVNTGSGSSANRVNVGNEHSVSGVGNVASGSNVHLKSSFVRGPHHPTHQPQYQHPHSGGTNHHTHQTHGTHSSYGATFGSESDSLVDHFNNSNSVCNVSGSAGSNSGCDINSTITLNNECSDSSNGGYSLSHHQQQSAKPHQQTHQQQQQLQQQHHQQELQHQRQPHNIQESSSQQSSQQHAQQSQKQLQQHQPQHVLQQHTQQLQRQQQHHKDQPQHLQQLQQLHQQSQPSHKPQTQSQNQPQQSQSLSQSQTQASSQSQTQTTQSQSQTQTQPQMKTQQQQQQSLQQTQQLSQQLPQQLSQSQQHPHQHQQQHPSHKQSQLQQQLQQHPVQQHPQQLQQTHHQQSLTLQHQQQTQQQSQQHVSSVGVQQHQAAVAVSMSLNKHPVADVLAAAVAANNVNVCKVKPTQQNNGGGMHQSSSIGLSPPPQMQSGSIPSAPQPFFPAQYGVSAIPSPPAVLYNSPAVAAAAAMNSQGGLYNAFQIEPSGRSQFSQFPGHYGTSGTAGPYNAYMTTPTNMQAGPTPEMYQSLSSQFRMGSVQSPYNQTTQMGNPNTMLISSNNSSLMSSSVKSSTQQIGAIGQPKPNGSGSVSQPPYGQQYLNMFPPAPPLQNSATNYYSNSGGNQTAFFGTAGATGAAAQNAYGIPAAAVAASNMFGSHGGQNPSNTPQPPPPQQQMPNYSSQFLNSPLLAATNPAMSQQQYRGAPNNSSQHSGANAAAYIKSNQSPQSSHMQQQQQQQQQQDTWELQNQLMQHQPVISNLHQSAPPQQLPLLSTGGPAGGHQNSQTNQHLSNHSRNMLPLNQGNNQLVGCTSSTTGNGSLVVVSSGGNGNIGTNSIRAQASGVSGTRYPSPIQRPTSYAQGIQRYTQSVGIHHHQQRSNRSIGYGQQNFGNNASHQIGSVEGSSNVAQGVNNSNKHFYGGNR encoded by the exons ATGAGCACATTGGGAGGAACTAGGGGGGAGCGTAATGCCAAGCCCAAATTTGCAGCTTTAGATATCAATAAGCTCTACATAACCAGCCGA GGTGAATCTTTAGAACCATCATCCCAGAAAAGCGCTGCGCCACGAAAGCATGGCATGCAAAGCTTGGGAAAGGTGCCCACGGCTCGTCGTCCACCGGCAAATCTTCCATCTTTGAAGGCTGAAGTTGGTAATCCTGGTGAACAATCTGGTAGTTGGACTAGCGATTATACCGAAGGACAAAATCACATTAAGAGCTCCAACGATTTAACAGAAAAGAACACCGTTTCTCCAAACCCATCAAATTCTAACAGCAACACTCAGCATCAAACATCGTCGCTAAATAAGTTGAAAGCTTCTGAATCATCATGGAATACG AACGAGTTCCCTTCCCTGGACGGCACTGGTCCGTATGGTGGCAATATCAACAGCAAATCTCAACTATTCCAAGATCAGTACCCAGGAAGTTCTCAGTCGGGTTTACGGCACCAAAACGACACAGTTTGTCGTACTCAACAAAAAGGTACCAGTGGTCGAGCACCTATTTCCAATATCGCAACAGAAGACATCGATGGCGGTGGTGGGAACAACCTAGGCGGATCGAACAATTGTCAAGGCACGACAGCGACTTCGCAATCACCATCATTGCCCCCTCAGTTCAGGGCTCTTTTACCACCGTTTATGCAACGAGGAAGCGACAGTGGTTTGACAGGAAACGAAAGCGAAGGAGGAATTGCTTCACTGGCCGCTTTGTCATCAGTTTCAACATCAGGAATGATCAATGATTCCAAAAACATTAATATTGTACTCGGcgcaaacaacatcaacatctTGGACAACAGTAAGATGAGTAAAAACAATGGTAACggtggcagcagcaaaaaaaatagtaacaatGAGGGTACTGGTAACAGCAGTAGTAACTTGGGTGCCGTGAACGTAACGACGACTgtaacaaaaatttcaaatcaatttccGTTAAAGCAGCCATCAGGCTTGACGGTTCATTCTCAGCAAAATGCTCGTATTGGTAGTGGAAACTATTTTTCTTCAATGCCTCCAGCTAAAGGAGGACGAGTTGCTCGTGGAGTGAGCAGTGCAAGCAGCAATACTGTTAGAGAAGAAAGCGCTGAAAGAGCCGTTTATAATGATAATTATCAGCATGCAAACCGTCGTGGAGGTATAAATCAACAGCCTCGATATGCTAATCGTAGCACGACAGGTGGAAATGTTGGTAGTTACAACAGTTCAGCTGGTTATGTGCGAAGTAGCGGAACTGGAAATGTGGTGTCTGGTGATGCTGGTACTCCTAGTGGATTCCACGATGATAATCGTAATTTACATTCACCATACGGTTCAGGTGTTCTTGCTGAGCAAGAGGTAGTGGTGCGACCAATTATACGCGATGAAGAATTACAAAGATTAGAAGCAATCGCTAAGGATGAAGGATGGGCGAAGGACTACGAATTTGATTATAATCAGAAATTAGAATTTTCTGATGACGAATCGGAGTTGATTGCTGTAAAAGAAAAGGATACCACCATGGGGGCTTTAGAAAAACATACTACGGGAGTCGATGAGAAAATAATTGATACTACGGATAAACTTGATCGTACTCAAGATAATGTTGGTGAAGCTCACAGAGATCGAGACCGAAGCCAGGTTCAAGAAGGTAACTCAATACAAGCAAACGGCAATAATGTTATGCGCGGAATTGGTGCAGAAGGAGGTGTTATCAATGTGAACATTGTCGCAGGAGGCTTAGATGCAGCAGAAGCAAAAGAGCGCATAAAGCAGCGACGAGAAGAAGATCAAAAACGTGAAATTGAACGTAAGCAGGCAGCTGCAAGAAAACTGCAAGAACTGGAAGAGAAACTTAGTCGGAAAAAGAACGACGAATCATTGGATGGAAGGACCGGTAATGCCGATAAAAATAACTGTGGCGGCATGAACGCATCTATATCTTCTACTGGCAATGTCGTCAGCGCTTTACTGGGTAACAGAATGGAAGAAGAGAAGACCATGGAAAGTGCAGTTGAACACTCTAGCGAACGTATAATATCTATAAAAATTCGTGGAAAAAGTGGTGAACGTgcaaatgggaaagaaatacGGCACGAATTTGGAACATTTGGAGGAGCACGACATGATCGCGAAGCAGGAAACCTCAGTGGAAGTACTGGTGCTAATTGGGACATGCCAGGATTTTCCAAAACCTTTCAATCAAATTTGCCACCGAGGTTCCAGAAACGTAAACTTGAGCGAAATACATCCGGTACAAATTTATCAACGACGAATAATAATACGACTAGTAATCAAACTCTATCGCGAAATACTAACAGTTACTCGTCTGGAAGCGCTGGTCCTTCAGTAACGAATTCCGGCATTGAAACTAAAAGTACTATACCGTTTGCACAACAATATGATCCACGATTCATCCATAATCAACAAACATACGGACGCGGCGTTGCCGCAAACGCGATGTCAAGTTCACGTCGAAGTGGTACGACAACAGTAAGCGCTCCTGTTAGAGATCGTGATGAACGTCAACGACAGCAGTATGAGATGCGTGAACATAATCCGCGAGAAGCTgctacaaaagaaaaactggaTTTTGCAGAAGATAACAATCGTTTCAATGTTGTATTTGGAGGAAGTCCAGAATCTTCTGTTAACAATCAAGCCAAGCAGAATTCTGGTGGACGTGTAACAACACCACAGCTGGTTCGCAGCTTATCAGAATCATCTAATCGTAAAATGAGTGTATCAAGTGATGAAAATCACCACAATGTTGTTCATCACTCTCATCATCCATCATCTACGTACAATTCTGGTAGCATTGTTACAATGTCTAGAAATTATGGTCGAGAAACGTCATGGGATACGGAAGTCGAGAAAGGTTCGTCAGCGTCATCACCTGCATCGTTCAGCGGTAGCGAGCGCCCGTTACGTTCTGATTGCGAACCACCGAAACAGATATTGCTTCGAGTAAACGAAGTGGCTTCTCAAATATCTGACGTAATGAAAGAAGATAAAATATCCAGTAAACGGATAATGAAGATTGCCGATTGTGAATCAAATATAAAGAATGAAGGGATTGAAAGCAATGAACATGCAGCAAATGAGAGTGCTACAACATCACATGATTGTAATGCAAATAGTTCGATTGTGACAATGGATCCTGACGGTAATAAGGTTGATATAGCTGCAGAAAAATCTAGCAAAGTATTACACTCAGAAGAATCATCCACGTTCGGGGTTGTAGAAACAAGTATGAACGAGAATTTGGAGTCATGTGTTAATGAAAGCTCGAAAGATGCATCACATTTGGATTCGCATCAGTCAAGGCCATTGCCAGGTACAGATGATAAGAAACAAATTGCGTCCACAGCTATGGTAGGTGCGTCATCTCAGCAACAAGGTGGTAAAAAGAAAGCCTTGCCATTGATGCACCAACAGCACTCTCGAGATAATCGAAGACATGATACGCGTGGTGGAGCTCGTGGTGGTAGTTATACCGGAGGATTCCATCGCACAGATGGTACATCAGGCAGTTCTTCTCTTAGAGGCGGTACAAGCAATTGGAACAGATCTCGTGGTGGAAGTAGAGTCGGTGGAGGAAATCGTATCTACAATCAAGATTACTGGAGCGAGTCTGAATTTTCTGAGGAAGGTTTTGATgatcaaacaaagcaacatttGCACCAAAAGATTTACAACCATTCAATGATTGGAAGTACCGGGGTACAGAGTTTGGTAAGCTCAGATGCGGCTGGTGCGGCTTCAAAGGAAGGTTTTGTACCGCGTGGGGAACCATCACGACGTGGTCGAGGTGGTGGAAATGTTGGTTCGAATGTAACCGTAGCAAGTTCTTCGAATACGAATAATCGTCAGAAACCACTGCAAGCGCCCTACTCTGGTTGCGTATCATCAATGGAGGGCACTGCCAGTATAAGTAAAAAAATTGAAGGGTATGGTCCTCCAAATTCAAAAAGTCCATTCGGTGCGAGTACAGGTAATAGTGATGatagaaatacaaaacatcgTGTCGGCGATAGCTTGAATAGTAGTACTTGCGCTGGATCCCCAACAAGGGAAGATCGTGCTGCTCAAAAAAGTACGAGATCGATTCCATTCACTGATGGTAGCAAGGCAACGGAGGATATTTCATCTATcgatcaagaaaaaaaatgtgcgatAGTGGGAGAAGGAAACCCTGGTGCAATAGAAGTTCGTAACGATGAATCTCATTCAAGAGAGGATAATCTTATATCTCAAAAAACGGGTACCAGGTCCTGTGTTACGGATAATCGCATGGAAGCTAGTGATAAGTGCGACACAATTAAATCTGGAACAATCGTAGACGATACGAagacaaaaacgaaaagcatCATAACACCGATCACCACCAAAAGTGGTTCTATCGCATCGCAACAACAGTCTAAAAACGTAACCAGCTTACCAGGAACTATTTATGGTGGGAATAATAGTTCATTAGAcggtaattttgttttacaatgcAATGTTACGGTAACTAATATTGGAAATACTAGAGGAGGTTCCATTAACCATCTGGTAACGCGCAAGCAGCAGTCTGTAACGCGAGGTCAAGGAGCAAAGGCATCTAACACTGATACTATAACTGATATATCATCTGGTTCAGGTTCAAATACTAATCAAATGGTCCCAACTGTAATGAATGCAACCAATAGTGGAAATAAAACTGCAGCAACGTTAGTTACACGTTCTTCAACAGTAGTATCCGCCGAAGGAGAAAGATCGTGTCttctgcagcaacagcaatcgGCAACAGATAAGCTGTCCACGCTTTCACCAGTAAATAATGCCAAGACTGATAATGATAAGCATAATCTAGATGGCAATACTCCTCCAGTGAATACGATAATATTTGAAAACACTAACTATAAATCTGGCGTATCCGTTGCTGTGTTGAGTGGAAATTCTTCAAGCCCAGTAGTTGGTGATTGTGGAGGAGTTAGCGGAGATATGACTACAGCTAATTTGAGACGTCAGCATAGTGGCAATAGTGGCACAAATTTTGGATCAAAAGTAAACACAGGTTTTATTAACGACAAAATGGCTACTGGAGCAGCAGGTGTTGTAGGGGCACTAATAAATTCACAGCAATCGATTACATCCAGCTCCACAGTTCATCGTCAGATAACTACGACAACTGCTACAACAGCAAACGAAGGTGGAGTGCAACATAACATCGTGGGTAGTTCTCAAAGAACTGTACTTTCTACTGGTGTTCCAAAACAACAGCCATGCAACATGATACCAAGTTCGCTTCAAGGAATTCCATttcaaaaaagtgaaaacgatTATAAGGATATTAAATCATATGCTTTTGAGACTGATATTAGCCATTTAATTGACGGTGACAAAGgcattaaaaaacaatcatcagTATCAGCCGGTTTATGCTTATCAAAATCAATGGAAGCAGAAGGGGGTAGTAGTAACCATGGTGGGGTAGCAGTGTCtgtgaaaaatatgatttctCCTTCAACTGCCGATTTAAACATGAAAATAGCAAGTGTAAAAAAGGTTTGGGAAATGCCAACTGTACCAGAACAAACCGGAACGGTGGTGAACACCGGAAGTGGAAGTAGTGCTAATCGTGTCAATGTTGGAAATGAACATTCAGTTAGCGGTGTCGGAAACGTTGCCAGTGGAAGCAATGTTCATTTGAAATCTAGCTTCGTAAGGGGTCCACATCACCCAACCCATCAGCCACAGTATCAACATCCTCATTCTGGTGGTACCAATCACCACACTCACCAGACGCATGGAACGCATTCGTCTTATGGAGCTACTTTTGGGTCAGAATCAGATTCTTTAGTGGACCATTTCAATAATTCCAACAGTGTGTGTAATGTATCCGGCTCCGCAGGATCTAACAGTGGATGCGACATTAACTCCACGATTACTCTTAACAATGAATGCAGTGACAGTTCTAATGGAGGATATAGTCTGagtcatcatcaacagcaatcAGCAAAGCCTCATCAACAGacacaccaacaacagcaacaactgcagcagcaacatcatcaacaagaATTACAGCATCAACGACAACCACACAACATCCAGGAGTCATCATCCCAGCAGTCTTCGCAACAGCATGCTCAGCAGTCGCAAAAACAATTGCAGCAACATCAACCTCAGCACGTACTACAACAACATACACAGCAACTGCAAcgtcagcagcaacatcataaGGATCAGCCTCAACATCTTCAGCAATTGCAGCAGCTACATCAGCAATCGCAGCCGTCACATAAACCGCAAACGCAGTcacaaaaccaaccacaaCAATCACAATCTCTTTCACAGTCGCAAACGCAAGCTTcatcacaatcacaaacacaaactaCCCAATCGCAATCGCAGACGCAAACCCAGCCACAAATGAagacacagcagcagcagcagcagtcgctacagcaaacacaacaattaTCGCAACAATTGCCCCAACAACTCTCTCAGTCTCAACAACATccgcatcagcatcagcagcaacatccgTCTCATAAGCAGTCGCAACTTCAACAACAGTTGCAGCAACATCCAGTTCAACAACATCCACAGCAATTGCAGCAAACGCATCATCAACAATCACTAACAttgcaacaccaacaacagacacaacaacaatcgcaacaaCATGTTAGTTCTGTTGGTGTACAGCAGCAccaagcagcagtggccgtgTCTATGAGTCTAAACAAACACCCAGTAGCAGATGTGCTGGCAGCGGCAGTTGCCGCAAACAATGTAAATGTTTGTAAGGTAAAACCCACCCAACAAAATAATGGTGGAGGCATGCATCAATCAAGCAGTATAGGCCTGTCGCCTCCTCCACAAATGCAAAGCGGATCCATACCTTCTGCTCCACAACCTTTTTTTCCGGCTCAATATGGTGTGTCTGCTATACCGTCACCACCAGCGGTGCTATATAATTCACCTGCCGTcgctgcagctgctgccaTGAATTCACAAGGTGGATTATACAATGCATTCCAAATTGAACCAAGCGGTCGTTCACAATTTTCACAATTCCCGGGACACTATGGCACTTCCGGTACCGCTGGTCCATATAATGCGTATATGACCACACCGACTAACATGCAAGCAGGACCTACGCCAGAGATGTATCAAAGTTTATCGTCGCAATTTCGCATGGGCTCGGTTCAATCGCCGTACAACCAAACAACTCAAATGGGCAATCCAAACACAATGCTAATATCATCAAACAATAGTTCGCTGATGTCTTCGTCGGTAAAATCTTCCACACAACAGATTGGTGCTATCGGGCAACCCAAACCAAACGGTAGTGGATCGGTTAGCCAGCCACCTTACGGTCAACAATATCTAAATATGTTCCCGCCAGCTCCTCCACTGCAAAATTCGGCAACGAATTACTATTCGAACTCTGGGGGTAATCAAACGGCATTTTTTGGCACTGCTGGAGCCACAGGCGCTGCCGCGCAAAATGCATACGGTATACCAGCAGCTGCAGTTGCAGCGTCCAATATGTTTGGTAGTCATGGTGGGCAGAATCCTTCCAACACTCCCCAGCCTCCGCCACCACAGCAGCAGATGCCCAACTATTCTTCGCAGTTCTTAAATTCACCACTTTTGGCTGCAACTAATCCAGCAATGAGCCAACAGCAGTATCGAGGAGCACCGAATAATAGCTCGCAACACTCTGGGGCCAATGCTGCTGCTTACATTAAATCGAACCAATCGCCACAATCATCCCAtatgcagcagcaacaacaacagcaacaacaacaagataCT TGGGAACTCCAAAATCAACTAATGCAACATCAACCCGTTATTTCAAACCTACATCAGTCTGCTCCGCCTCAACAGCTACCGTTATTGTCCACAGGAGGGCCAGCCGGGGGTCACCAAAAttcgcaaacaaaccaacactTATCAAATCACAGTCGCAATATGTTACCTTTAAACCAAGGAAACAATCAGTTAGTTGGATGTACGAGCAGCACTACTGGAAATGGAAGTCTCGTTGTTGTTAGTAGTGGAGGAAACGGAAACATAGGCACTAACTCGATACGGGCTCAAGCTTCAGGAGTTTCTGGTACGCGATATCCATCTCCAATTCAAAGACCTACAAGTTACGCACAAGGTATACAAAGGTATACGCAAAGCGTAGGtatacatcatcatcagcaaagGAGTAACCGTTCTATCGGGTATGGTCAGCAGAACTTCGGAAATAATGCAAGCCACCAAATAGGTAGTGTAGAAGGGTCATCAAACGTTGCACAAGGTGTAAATAATTctaacaaacatttttacgGTGGAAATCGTTGA
- the LOC128714599 gene encoding charged multivesicular body protein 7 has translation MEHKAETKKEVVKKYTDTSYLPECWSDDRRMGILLAEFRPRQLNAASYDAKMKFWKDLIHAFCSTSGCSVVSISLLKEQFRRKGTVPYCLHIVLADMLAKGELCKESQLKAQQRTGAFGFNLWTAKQFVKAPILWGYEVAVGRFTGMVNINDNENFIVTAVTHQHSKMIENIIAERELTNKLLQYEYLVDLLKKTSSITRHGVEPAVDLLEKCNRLTKQTIVCGETSTLLIKFAGANAIAQPITSIEKSIYELEESENRLMEDINMVEHSISQTMDKVREYIKDGRKQMAKTYLKKKNYLEKNMQGKINALENLQGILLKIHNCQSDKNIIEAYKLGTNALKNAYEAAGITIDQLDETMDEMRYVLEQHDEMSALINTVSTSDVDELELEQELGDLIDMKLAESKINTKDFPTPPSTSTMENNTVKVPDFDKEIEKRLAALRVDGTDGYKLTDHGL, from the exons ATGGAACACAAAgctgaaacaaaaaaggaagtgGTGAAAAAATATACAGATACTTCTTACCTTCCTGAATGTTGGTCTGATGATAGACGAATGGGAATTTTATTAGCTGAATTTCGACCTAGACAACTAAATGCTGCAAGTTATGatgcaaaaatgaaattttggaaggACTTAATTCATGCATTTTGCAGCACATCTGGATGTAGTGTGGTATCAATTTCATTGTTAAAAGAACAGTTTCGCCGGAAGGGCACCGTTCCATACTGCTTGCACATTGTATTAGCGGACATGCTAGCAAAAGGTGAGCTGTGTAAGGAGAGCCAACTGAAAGCTCAGCAACGTACTGGTGCATTTGGATTTAACCTGTGGACAGCAAAGCAATTTGTAAAAGCTCCAATCTTGTGGGGATATGAAGTGGCGGTTGGCAGATTTACTGGTATGGTCAATATAAAcgataatgaaaatttcattgttacggCTGTTACTCAC caACATtcaaaaatgattgaaaacatCATCGCTGAACGGGAATTGACCAACAAATTGCTGCAATATGAGTATTTGGttgatttattgaaaaaaacgTCATCTATAACTCGACATGGTGTAGAACCAGCTGTAGATTTACTTGAGAAATGTAACCGattgacaaaacaaacaatagtcTGTGGAGAAACTAGCACGTTACTTATCAAATTTGCTGGAGCTAATGCAATTGCCCAACCCATTACAAGCATAGAAAAATCTATCTACGAACTTGAGGAGAGTGAAAATCGATTAATGGAAGATATTAACATGGTTGAGCACAGCATAAGCCAGACGATGGATAAGGTTCGAGAATACATAAAGGATGGACGGAAGCAAATGgctaaaacatatttaaaaaaaaaaaattatctcgaaaaaaatatgcaagGAAAAATTAACGCCCTGGAAAACCTTCAGGGTATTCTGCTTAAAATTCATAACTGCCAATccgataaaaatataatagaaGCATATAAATTAGGCACTAATGCTCTGAAGAACGCATATGAAGCCGCAGGAATTACAATCGATCAATTAGATGAAACAATGGACGAAATGAGATATGTTTTAGAACAACATGATGAAATGTCTGCATTGATCAACACAGTTTCGACCAGTGATGTTGATGAACTAGAGCTGGAGCAAGAGTTAGGAGACTTGATAGACATGAAACTTGCGGAGAGCAAAATCAATACAAAGGATTTTCCAACGCCCCCATCTACATCGACCATGGAAAACAACACAGTCAAAGTACCAGATTTTGATAAGGAAATCGAGAAACGACTAGCGGCACTCAGAGTTGATGGAACTGACGGTTATAAATTAACTGATCATGGACTATAA